A window of Polynucleobacter sp. KF022 genomic DNA:
AAGCTCATTACTCTAGTTGCAGTGGGCATGTCTTTATTTCATCTTTATGCTGCTTACTCTATCGTTCCAACTCAACAGCTCCGCGTTATTCACGTTGCGCTCGTACTATTTCTGGTTTTCTTAAGTTTTCCGATAGCGGCACGTTTCAAAAATCGTCTCATGATCTGGGATGTGATATTCGCTTTAGGCTCTGTAGCAATTGCTTATTACATCCTTGGTGGCGGCGATGATTTCATGGACAGAAATACCGCGCCCAACTCTACTGATGTGATGATTGGTATTGGTTTGATTTTGTTGATTCTTGAAAGTGTCCGCAGAACGAATGGCATGGTATTAGTGACCGTTACTGTTCTATTTTTGCTGTACGCCTTATTTGGTAACTACTTACCAGCGCCCTGGACTCATAAAGGTTATGGTCTAGATCGCTTAGTGGGTTATATGTATATGACTCTTGAAGGTATTTACGGCACTGCTGTAGATGTCTCCGCAACCCTCATTATTCTCTTCACTATTTTTGGCGCCTTCTTGCAATTCACAGGCGCAGGTAAATTCTTTATTGATTTCTCATTCGCTGCTATGGGCGGAAAATCCTCTGGTGTAGGTAGAACTATTGTGATGTCCTCATTCCTGCTTGGCGGACCATCAGGCTCAGGCGTTGCTACTACAGTGACTGTTGGCTCAGTCGCCGCCCCAATGCTAGATAAAGTGGGTTACGAAAAGAATGCAGCTGGCGGTCTTTTAGCGGCAGGTGGTCTAGGTGCCATTATTTCTCCGCCGGTATTAGGTGCAGCAGCTTTCTTGATTGCGGACTTTTTAAAGATTTCCTATTTAGATGTGTTGTTGATGGCAACCATTCCTACGATTCTTTTTTATCTTGGCTTGTTTGTCATGGTAGAAATTGATGTTCGCAAATATGGCATGAAGAGCATTCAGTTCTCATCAGCTGAAACAGCGTGGCAACTCACTAAAAAATATTGGTTCCACTTTTTCTCATTGATCTCCATCGTTGTCTTTATGTTGATGGGCTTCTCTCCTGTCATGTCGGTATTTTGGGCAACCGTTGTATCCGCCCTCTCCAGCATGTTGCGCGAAGACACTGCCATCATTCCTTGGGCATGGTTTAAAGGTAAAGAGCCCATCGTCAAAGGGCTTTACAACTCGAATCTGACAAAGGCGCTTGCCTCAGGATCAACCGGCGTGTTGGCAATTGCCGCCACCTGCGCAGGCGCTGGCTTGATCGTAGGAACCGTTACCTTGACCGGTCTTGGTCTTAAATTTAGCTCGATTGTGATTCAGTACGCAGGCGGATCACTTTTATTAACAACCATCTTTACTGCTTTAGTAGTTTGGGTGGTTGGCCTAGCCGTTCCAGTGACAGCTTCATACATTATTTGCGCGGTGATCGCAGCACCTGCACTCATTAATTTAGGCGTGCCTGCTTTTGCCGCTCATATGTTTATTTTCTATTACGCAGTACTTTCTGAAGTATCGCCACCGACTGCACTCTCCCCATTTGCGGCGGCTGCAATTTGCAAAGGCAACCCCTATAAGACCACTTTACAAACCTGGAAGTATGTTGCGCCAGCAATCCTGGTTCCATTCATGTTTGTATTAGATAAATCTGGTGTGAGCTTGTTGCTGATGGGATCCACTACCGCGCTTGAACAGGCAGACTGGTCACAAATTGCCTGGGTCTCATTTACAGCCGTAGTTGGAATCATTTGCTTGGCTGGAGGGTTACAGGGCTGGTTCATCGAGAAAACCAAAATCTTTGAACGCGTCATTATGGTGATCTCTGGGGTTGCCCTTGCCTACCCCTCTACCGAAGCAGACTTAATCGGCTTCGTCGGATTTGGCTTGGTTCTAGTCACTCAAACTATTACGCATTTCAAACTCAATCCAAGATCCTCTTAGGCAGTATTTTTATCCTAATGGAAAAAGGTAGTTCCCATAAACAATAAAGCCCGCAACTGCGGGCTTTATTGTTTCTATGCAAAAGTGAACTTAAGAGATCTTGCTCCATGCAGTCTTACCTGCGTACTTTTTCACAGCCGCCTCATCAAACTCAAACCCTAAACCAGGGGTTTTATGCAATATCAAATCGCCATTCTTAAAGGCGAGTTGCTTATTAATCAATCTGCGGAAGTTGAGCACTTGGTCATCCAAGAAAAATTCAACAAAGCGCGCATTAGGAGTAGCGGCTACTAATGGTGCATGCAGGTCATGCATCCAGTGTGGACAAACTATTACCCCTTTTAAATCAGCGTATGCAGAAATGCGTCTCCACTCGGTAATACCACCGCAGACCGCGGCATCAGATTGCAAAATAGCAGCGCCACCAGCATCAATTAACTCTCTAAAGCGCCAACGTCCCGCTTCCATTTCGCCAGTGGCAACATTAATCTTGGTTTGACGTGCTAATGCGGCATGCAAATCAATCGCATCTGGTGAGAAAGGTTCTTCAATCCAATACGGGTTGTAAGCCTCAAAGCGACGCACATACTCAAGAGCAGTTGGTAGATCGCGCCAGGCATTATTGGCATCCAATGTGAGCAATACATCCTCACCTACCGCCTTGCGGGCAGCCTTAACTCGGGCCTCCTCTTCGGATGGAGACAAGCGACCCACCTTCATCTTCACAGCTTTAAAGCCCTGCTTTACGTATGACTCCATCTCTTTGCCAAGCTTGGCAGGAGTCTTACCCTCAAGGTAGTAGCCGCCGCTAGCATAGGCCGGCACTCGATCGTCTACAACTGATCCGAGGTATTGATGCAAAGGCAAACCTACGGAACGTGCATTGAGATCCCATAAAGCGGTATCCAAAATAGAAATCCCACGCATGACTGCACCTGTGCGGCCCTGCAAGATAGATTCGTTATACATATCCATCCATAGGCCTTCACTGCGGTGGCTATTTTGACCAATGAGTTTAGGGGCCAATAATTGCTCTACAGCAACCTTAGCGATGTCTCCACCGGCACTACCAACATAGCAAAAGCCGATACCTTCGTTGCCATCTTTACCGCGCACTTTGACTAGGCAATAGTGACGCTCAGAAACGGTACGAGTAGAAAATGAAGTGACTTTATCCAACGGAACCGCCACAGAAGCAACTTGGATGGATTCAATAATCGGCATCTAAACTCCTTAATCAAAAAATGATTGTATCCAGAATTTAAATTGCCGGCAGGAGCGCAAATAAGGAATAATCAACCCATTCCTTTCAGCGCAAGTAGGTTAAAAATGAGCAAAGTAGTTGTCATCGGAACTGGGACCATGGGAGTTGGTATTGCTGCTGGGTTCTTGGCTAGCGGAACCAACATTGTTATGCTTGGTCGCAGCGCAGAAAAGGCTGCAGCCTGCCTCGAATCCATTCAGTTATGTGCAAATTCAATTATTTCTGAATGGCCTAAGCAAAGCCCATCACTACAAAGCGACACTATTACAGCCTGGCAAGACTGGAATGATGTCGATTTTGTAATTGAAACAGTATCCGAACAGTTGCAACTAAAGCAAGACATCTTTACTTCACTAGATCAGAGAGTGCCACCTCATATTCCGATTGGCAGCAATAGCTCGGGCTTCCCAATTAGCGATATTGCTAAAGATCTTCCAACAGCGCATCGCATGTTTAATGCTCACTACTTCATGCCAGCGCATATCGTACCGCTAGTAGAAATTGTTGCTGGGCAACATTCTGATTTAGCCTTAGCAGAAAAACTCTGCCAGTTTTATCGTGATCATGGAAAAAAACCTGTACTCGTTAAAAAAGATATTCCAGGATTTTTAGCAAACCGCATTCAACATGCATTAATGCGTGAAGCACTCTCCCTTGTTGAGGAGGGCATAGCCACGCCTGACGATATTGATACCGCAGTTCGCTATAGCTTTGGGTTTCGCTATGCCGCAGTTGGACCTATGACTCAAAAGGAAATTTCCGGTTGGGAAGGTATGACCTTAGCCGCAGAATTGATATACCCCTCTTTATCCAACATCACCCAGCCCCCAAGTTGCGTAACTAATTTAGTTAAAAGTGGCAAAACTGGTATTGCCAAAGGCGCGGGTTTTAAGGTCTGGCCAGCTTATGAAGCGGCACTGATGAAACAGAACTACGAGCAAAGACTAAAGGCGGCTTTTGAAGTTCTCAAGATTGCGCCTGACCAGGAATAGATATATTTGCTGCAGCACAACATATTTATTCGTCTGGGCTTTCACATTATTAGATAATTGAGGGGTGAATACAAAAGTATCTTTTAGATCCCTGTTCAGTAGGGCTGTAATTATTTTGTCTGGCTGCGCCTTTCTGAGCACAACCCCAGGCTTGGTTTACGCGCAAAGCAATCAAGCCCAAAATGCCAACCAAGCACGCAACAAGATCACCGTACAAACCACCAAACAAGTTGGCTTGAAAGATAAGTCTGCGGGTTCTAACGCCAAAACGAGCAGCATGAGTCTAAATCCGGCGCTCTTTCAGAAAAAAGCGCCAGATGAACTCATACTCAATAACGACTCGAACCTTGACTATCGAATCAATCAAGGCTGTCTACGGCGAAGCTTTAGTGAAGATAGCCTACCCGCAAGCATTGGCATCAATAACCCCCAGTTTGCCGAGTTTTTTAAAAATCAGACGAAAACTTTTTTTGATCATATGCGTGGAGATTGCATTCCGTATGCAGTTGCCTTCGGAAGTCGTAATCGATTTGATTCACTGAGCATCATGAATGGCCCAATACAAGACAGTAAAACTGAAGTCTGGACATTTACACCTTCAGCAGTTGGTGGATTTTTAATTCAACAAGACTTTCTGCGAGATGAATCTAAGCGTCTCACTGAAATTCGCATTCCATTGAGAGATGTTCTATATGATCCGCGCAAAGTAAATGATCAATTGCCTGTAGAGCTTGTTTGGGAATTGAACTCTTTGATTAAGCAAATTTATCCAGAAGAAAATAATTCTCTTGAAAATACCAATAGCGTCGTACGCTTGATAGTCGACTTTGGTGATCGTGAAAAATGGGCGCAAATTTGGGCAGCAGAAATTATTGATCCCGCCACTAAAGAGGTATATGCGAATGCTTTTTGGCTTGAGCGCAATGACATTCCGGGCGGTTTCTTTACTGGATCCGGCGAATCCCTTGAGCGCTCTTTCTGGACCAACCCATTAAGCTATCGCCGTATTTCGCGGGGTGTTGGCATGGTCAAAGCCTCTTCTGGCAAGCGTGGCAAGGCACCTGCAGCGGCAGCCACGACGGCGCCCACAACCCCACCCCCTCAGACCAAACAGCGTTATCGCGCCCATATGGGCATCGATTACTCTGCGCCAACTGGCACGCCCGTGTTTAGTGTTGCCAATGGTAGGGTGGCTCATATTAGCTACAGCGGCGCATTTGGAAACCTGATTATTTTGGAGCATCCAGGCAATTACCATACCTACTACGCACACTTAAGCGGCTATAACGTAGAACTTGGATTGGGTAATGAAGTGCGACGCGGATTAGAAATTGGTTATGTAGGATCAACCGGTAGATCCACTGGACCACATCTTCATTATGAATTGAGAAAAAATGGTATCTATATAGATCCTTATGCGCCCAAGACTCAACTCGATTTGTGGTCTATGCGTGATAACGAAAGTGGTCAGCTGACTAAAGAAATACTGTTACTTGGCAGCCCAATCAAAAATAACTAAGGCCCATTGCTAGTCAGTTATTTGAATTTCTTCTTCACTTAGAAATAAAAAAGGGTCCGCTTGGACCCTTTTTACTGAGCACTAAGGAATTAACCCAAAACCAATACTGGCAGTTTTGAATGCACGATCACTTCGTGCGTCTCGCTACCTAACAAGACGCTTTTAATTCCCGTGCGCTTATGGGAGGCCATGACAATCACATCGGCCTTCGCTTTTTTGGCGCCGTCCAAAATACCTTCGGATAAATTGCTATTAGCGATGTGCAGGCTTTTGACTTTCAGGCTAGTACCAAGCGCAGTCGTTGCTTTCTTAAATACGTCTTTCGCATAAGCCTCACAAACCTTGGAGTGCTCCTTTTGCGTGATTCCATAACCCATAGTGCTATCAGAATAGACCATTGGGGGCAAAGGATCGGAAACATACACTAGCGTTACTGCCGCGCCATCAGCCTTAGCAAGTGCAGCAACTTTCTTCAAGGATTTTTTGCTGACATCTGAACCATCTACGGGTACCAATAAATGCTTAAACATGTTTACTCCCTTCAAATTGAACTACTCGACTACTCTTTCCATCATAATGCTTATTATTAGCCTATAAAAGAATAAAGGTAACTTAATTGCTCAAGAATTTTGCTATCTACGCCTCATTTTTAGTCGCCCTAATCGCAATTGATTTGGTATGGCTTTTGGGTGTTGCAAAGAATCTCTATCGAGATCAAATGGGTGACTTAATGGCTAGTGAACCCAAGCTTATGGCTGGACTTGCTTTCTACCTTCTCTATACCCTTGGGGTCTGCATTTTTGTTATTGTTCCAGCGCTCTCAAAACAGTCTTGGCTATATGCGCTGCAATATGGTGCCCTTTTTGGGTTGTTCTGCTATATGACGTACGACCTCACCAATCTTGCAGTCATTAGAAACTTTCCAACACAACTTGCTTTGATTGACATCGCATGGGGTAGCTTTGTTACAGCCGTATGTTCAGGAATCGCATACTGGGTTGGTAACCGCATCTCATAGCATATTAATATTTAATCTATGTTTTTTCGCCCACGATTATTAGATTCATTTAACGGCTATAACCGCACCCTTTTCACAAAGGATGTTTTGGCTGGATTGACGGTTGGCGTTGTTGCACTTCCACTGGCTATGGCTTTTGCGATTGCCAGTGGACTAAAACCTGAGGCGGGTATTTTCACTGCCATCATTGCTGGCGGTCTTATTTCGCTTCTTGGTGGTAGCCGCGTTCAAATTGGCGGTCCAGCAGGCGCCTTCATTGTCATCGTGTACGGCATTGTTGAGCGTTATGGCGTACCCAATTTATTGCTAGCAACTGCCATGTCTGGTGTATTTCTATTTCTGATGGGCATGTTTCGTCTTGGTACCTTAGTACGCTTCATTCCTATCGCCGTCATTATTGGCTTCACGAATGGCATCGCCTTTTTGATTGGCCTGTCTCAAATCAAAGACTTCTTTGGGCTTCAGATTGAAAAAATGCCCGCCCATTTTTTTGAGGCCGTTCATGCGCTGTATTTAGCTGCTGATACTTTTAATCCAATAGCACTTGGGGTGGCTTCTGGCAGTCTCACTTTATTAATTTTTTGGAAGTTATTTCAGAGTCGCCTAGGATGGCTATCGCATCTTCCAGGCACAGTAGTAACAATGGTTTTGGCAACCATGGTTACAAGCATTTTTAGCTTACCGGTCGAAACTATCGGCAGTCGCTTTGGCGGCATCCCTTCTGGACTTCCTTCGTTTGAATGGCTTCCTATTAACTGGGATAGCGCCCAATATATGATTGCACCAGCCTTAACACTCGCATTGCTAGGTGCCATTGAATCCTTGCTCTGTGCACGCATTGCTGACGGCCTCATTCATGATCGTCATGAATCCAATCAAGAACTAATGGCCCAAGGTATTGCGAATTTCACGATTCCATTCTTTGGTGGCATGCCAGCCACAGGCACAATTGCGCGCACCGTTACCAATGTAGAAAGTGGCGCATCTACTCCGATTGCTGGCCTTGTACATGCAGTCACTTTGCTCATCATTGTTTTATTTGGGGCGCCTCTTGCCAAAAATATTCCACTGGCTAGTCTTGCTGCCATTTTGATGTATGTTGCCTGGAATATGGGAGAGTGGAGAAAGTTTATAGACCTCAAACAATTTCGCCTTCCATATCGCATTACTATTTTAAGCGTCTTTATTTTGACCGTTGTCCTGGATCTCACCATCGCAGTTCAGGTGGGTTTACTGCTTGCTTTTATAACTTTTATTTACCGGATCTCTAGCTTATCGCGCTGCGAGATTGCTTTAGCGAGTGACTTCCCTAGACTAAGCAACCAGCAAGGCCGTATTGATGCGTACCGCATTCATGGCGCTATCTTTTTTGGCGCAGTGAAGCTGCTAGAAAAGATAGAGGCAAAATTACCTTCACATACCCTGTTACTTGATTTAAAGAATGTAATCTATATTGATACTTCCGGCATGGATACGATCATGGAGCTTGCACATCTCTGTAAGATTCGTAATATCCGCCTGCTAATTTGCGGCTTGGCACATCAACCACTGGAGATGGCTGAACGCAGCAACTTCATTGTCACGCTTCCGCCAGACTCTTTCTACCTTGACCTAATTTCTGGGATTGAAGCGGCGACAACTTAAAGGCAGCTTAAGAAATACAGAAGCCGCCTTTTAATAATGCTTCTGGCAAAACCCAAGCGCGGTATAAACCAAAGCCGCCTGCAATCAGCAGCAGCGATGCAGCCAAATACCGCACCCACAGATATTGTCCAAACTGGGTGAGTGCTGCAGAAAATTTAGAGATCAGCAATAAATTCGGCAAAGTGCCTAAACCAAATGCCAACATGAGTGCGGCACCAGTTATCACATCTCCCGATAAAAATGCGAGCGGCAAGACGCTATAAACCAATCCGCAGGGCACTAAACCCCAGAGCATGCCACTGAACCAACGCGATGGACCACTAGCCATACGTCCTAAGTATTTAGCCCAGTAAGCGGCAATCTTGGAGCTGATCCACTTACCCCCCAACAAGCCTTCTGATGAACCCGCCTTTAAAAGACGAATTCCCATCAAGATCAAAATGAGAGAAGTTAGAGTAAATAAGGGTCGCTGAATTGGAATGAGATTTTGCTGCCAAACCACCACTCCCACGGCAGCGGCAAGAGAACCCAAAAGAACATAAGTGGTTACACGTCCCAAATGCATGATCAGTTGCAGGTAAAAAAGCTCTGATTTGGCCCTTAAAGGGGTCTCTATGGCGATTGGTCGTTCGATGGCTGCCGCTATGCCTCCGCACATCAGAGCGCAGTGCCAACCACTTACAAGGGCGCTCAAAAAAACGGCAATGAGAAGGCTAGAAGTTAACATCCGCTATCGAAATAAAGGTTAAAAAACATGATTCATTGTCCGTATAGAATAAACTGACTGCATAATTAGCTCTAGTATGAATTACAAGCCTACCGACACCCCAACCAGCAAATGCTCAGTATGTGTACTGGGTCAATTTTGCCTACCGGTTGGCCTTAACAGTAGCGAAGTTTCAAAAATTGACTCACTTGTCAAAGAGCGTGTTCATCTTCAAAAAGGCGAAAACCTCTACCGACATGGTGATCCACTCAGCTCTGTTTACAGCGTCCGCTTTGGCACCCTCAAAACCGAATTTTGCCTGCAAGATGGTCGACAACAGGTCATTGGCTTTCACCTTCCCGGTGAAATCTTGGGATTGGATGGGATTGGCGAGGGTCATTATCAGTCGGATGCGATTGCATTAGAAGAGAGTGAAGTTTGTATCATTCGCTACGAAGCCTTTGAAGATTTAGCACGCCAAATTCCAATGCTGCAAAATCAGTT
This region includes:
- a CDS encoding M23 family metallopeptidase, producing MNTKVSFRSLFSRAVIILSGCAFLSTTPGLVYAQSNQAQNANQARNKITVQTTKQVGLKDKSAGSNAKTSSMSLNPALFQKKAPDELILNNDSNLDYRINQGCLRRSFSEDSLPASIGINNPQFAEFFKNQTKTFFDHMRGDCIPYAVAFGSRNRFDSLSIMNGPIQDSKTEVWTFTPSAVGGFLIQQDFLRDESKRLTEIRIPLRDVLYDPRKVNDQLPVELVWELNSLIKQIYPEENNSLENTNSVVRLIVDFGDREKWAQIWAAEIIDPATKEVYANAFWLERNDIPGGFFTGSGESLERSFWTNPLSYRRISRGVGMVKASSGKRGKAPAAAATTAPTTPPPQTKQRYRAHMGIDYSAPTGTPVFSVANGRVAHISYSGAFGNLIILEHPGNYHTYYAHLSGYNVELGLGNEVRRGLEIGYVGSTGRSTGPHLHYELRKNGIYIDPYAPKTQLDLWSMRDNESGQLTKEILLLGSPIKNN
- a CDS encoding sulfite exporter TauE/SafE family protein; amino-acid sequence: MCGGIAAAIERPIAIETPLRAKSELFYLQLIMHLGRVTTYVLLGSLAAAVGVVVWQQNLIPIQRPLFTLTSLILILMGIRLLKAGSSEGLLGGKWISSKIAAYWAKYLGRMASGPSRWFSGMLWGLVPCGLVYSVLPLAFLSGDVITGAALMLAFGLGTLPNLLLISKFSAALTQFGQYLWVRYLAASLLLIAGGFGLYRAWVLPEALLKGGFCIS
- a CDS encoding mandelate racemase/muconate lactonizing enzyme family protein; the protein is MPIIESIQVASVAVPLDKVTSFSTRTVSERHYCLVKVRGKDGNEGIGFCYVGSAGGDIAKVAVEQLLAPKLIGQNSHRSEGLWMDMYNESILQGRTGAVMRGISILDTALWDLNARSVGLPLHQYLGSVVDDRVPAYASGGYYLEGKTPAKLGKEMESYVKQGFKAVKMKVGRLSPSEEEARVKAARKAVGEDVLLTLDANNAWRDLPTALEYVRRFEAYNPYWIEEPFSPDAIDLHAALARQTKINVATGEMEAGRWRFRELIDAGGAAILQSDAAVCGGITEWRRISAYADLKGVIVCPHWMHDLHAPLVAATPNARFVEFFLDDQVLNFRRLINKQLAFKNGDLILHKTPGLGFEFDEAAVKKYAGKTAWSKIS
- a CDS encoding DUF2177 family protein → MLKNFAIYASFLVALIAIDLVWLLGVAKNLYRDQMGDLMASEPKLMAGLAFYLLYTLGVCIFVIVPALSKQSWLYALQYGALFGLFCYMTYDLTNLAVIRNFPTQLALIDIAWGSFVTAVCSGIAYWVGNRIS
- a CDS encoding SulP family inorganic anion transporter, which translates into the protein MFFRPRLLDSFNGYNRTLFTKDVLAGLTVGVVALPLAMAFAIASGLKPEAGIFTAIIAGGLISLLGGSRVQIGGPAGAFIVIVYGIVERYGVPNLLLATAMSGVFLFLMGMFRLGTLVRFIPIAVIIGFTNGIAFLIGLSQIKDFFGLQIEKMPAHFFEAVHALYLAADTFNPIALGVASGSLTLLIFWKLFQSRLGWLSHLPGTVVTMVLATMVTSIFSLPVETIGSRFGGIPSGLPSFEWLPINWDSAQYMIAPALTLALLGAIESLLCARIADGLIHDRHESNQELMAQGIANFTIPFFGGMPATGTIARTVTNVESGASTPIAGLVHAVTLLIIVLFGAPLAKNIPLASLAAILMYVAWNMGEWRKFIDLKQFRLPYRITILSVFILTVVLDLTIAVQVGLLLAFITFIYRISSLSRCEIALASDFPRLSNQQGRIDAYRIHGAIFFGAVKLLEKIEAKLPSHTLLLDLKNVIYIDTSGMDTIMELAHLCKIRNIRLLICGLAHQPLEMAERSNFIVTLPPDSFYLDLISGIEAATT
- the fnr gene encoding fumarate/nitrate reduction transcriptional regulator Fnr is translated as MNYKPTDTPTSKCSVCVLGQFCLPVGLNSSEVSKIDSLVKERVHLQKGENLYRHGDPLSSVYSVRFGTLKTEFCLQDGRQQVIGFHLPGEILGLDGIGEGHYQSDAIALEESEVCIIRYEAFEDLARQIPMLQNQFHKIMSRELTQDQRHLLSLGTMRAEERLAAFLLSLSQRLAARGYLNNEFDLRMSRNDIGSYLGIQIETVSRMLSRFAESGLIQIKQRHIKLIDMNGLYELAGIPNPDRQGCSTPEIPIKEA
- a CDS encoding TRAP transporter fused permease subunit; translation: MNQNVIDNETQEKLDAFIKQEEGDSNDYKGLLAKLITLVAVGMSLFHLYAAYSIVPTQQLRVIHVALVLFLVFLSFPIAARFKNRLMIWDVIFALGSVAIAYYILGGGDDFMDRNTAPNSTDVMIGIGLILLILESVRRTNGMVLVTVTVLFLLYALFGNYLPAPWTHKGYGLDRLVGYMYMTLEGIYGTAVDVSATLIILFTIFGAFLQFTGAGKFFIDFSFAAMGGKSSGVGRTIVMSSFLLGGPSGSGVATTVTVGSVAAPMLDKVGYEKNAAGGLLAAGGLGAIISPPVLGAAAFLIADFLKISYLDVLLMATIPTILFYLGLFVMVEIDVRKYGMKSIQFSSAETAWQLTKKYWFHFFSLISIVVFMLMGFSPVMSVFWATVVSALSSMLREDTAIIPWAWFKGKEPIVKGLYNSNLTKALASGSTGVLAIAATCAGAGLIVGTVTLTGLGLKFSSIVIQYAGGSLLLTTIFTALVVWVVGLAVPVTASYIICAVIAAPALINLGVPAFAAHMFIFYYAVLSEVSPPTALSPFAAAAICKGNPYKTTLQTWKYVAPAILVPFMFVLDKSGVSLLLMGSTTALEQADWSQIAWVSFTAVVGIICLAGGLQGWFIEKTKIFERVIMVISGVALAYPSTEADLIGFVGFGLVLVTQTITHFKLNPRSS
- a CDS encoding universal stress protein, which produces MFKHLLVPVDGSDVSKKSLKKVAALAKADGAAVTLVYVSDPLPPMVYSDSTMGYGITQKEHSKVCEAYAKDVFKKATTALGTSLKVKSLHIANSNLSEGILDGAKKAKADVIVMASHKRTGIKSVLLGSETHEVIVHSKLPVLVLG
- a CDS encoding 3-hydroxyacyl-CoA dehydrogenase NAD-binding domain-containing protein; translation: MSKVVVIGTGTMGVGIAAGFLASGTNIVMLGRSAEKAAACLESIQLCANSIISEWPKQSPSLQSDTITAWQDWNDVDFVIETVSEQLQLKQDIFTSLDQRVPPHIPIGSNSSGFPISDIAKDLPTAHRMFNAHYFMPAHIVPLVEIVAGQHSDLALAEKLCQFYRDHGKKPVLVKKDIPGFLANRIQHALMREALSLVEEGIATPDDIDTAVRYSFGFRYAAVGPMTQKEISGWEGMTLAAELIYPSLSNITQPPSCVTNLVKSGKTGIAKGAGFKVWPAYEAALMKQNYEQRLKAAFEVLKIAPDQE